The Lasioglossum baleicum chromosome 12, iyLasBale1, whole genome shotgun sequence genome includes a region encoding these proteins:
- the Pcx gene encoding pecanex isoform X2, whose protein sequence is MGSQMLEILRQSVWASLTGGWFYDPHLDVFSNLFHLYIWLFLLCLPLSIYVYFPPTLYVWLAYCFLIGALFGTIKCVNHALHCVYDTTECLEESGQTVSQQRSESEKRRITHNKCREQSQDQIDHGIELQVLNGKTDTPPVECSSRNSFIESNAQNADADSITSEYNRDKPSSTIDLKVEIHRKNSSESSEEAQQLTKQMVPSINVHEEEFAEEYYLNIINEISVSQNKCLTIDKKRKEFLCGRQLCRLATEDLRNRHSKQCSLGKTGSESQIKQTSSLELEHHADDYSYWKSNQSVRRLDSNSIPMETHLMNDHPQSLEIISKKEDTDKNKISSHPQSLEVITKKPHQQLVHPQSLETIGAASKNISTTDDNNLPLHPQSLETINAKKVLPQATLKKNQLQLLPYLSCGSEIVHPIAEQSDEQFANESSGGYAFRDSYSPLLTRKTCETNATSNRDRSLSTSRFVDRYSRFYGDGGIDNDSANSRDALIEELKPSIKRRYSNASQSSHDKLKYKQDKLKYKQEKMKSLDDPLNVGSVVGIDRLFESSDCALEPRTNKNMHNKEPDSGSSSTTTLSMENEVKRKLLPPLETDNKRHQGAIPKQSRPKPAVETIDDNNTTTENVWTKRRRPVVIMLSSGRDLTDLRLSRNLENRGILTRRNALASLTVQDELREKIRDDNVVPLYTDLFDEKGFVAAATQVPSINNDKLLNTLLRQQLSQNLHYDTNWELADSLSNSYSSMSLNSAGLSVIIDTPPVLSSPESNQTKAQNSVASNLVPSNQCTIETLERDQFHQDVMSRMEAMTDRNRGLQNLLEYFHLNLYQTTSNWRMPALTLPTHQEADMNARLSWNRLSAFDVFNSKAKKTGHYYKWKIGKLPHIKVRFDRLYLLVLLDQNLTIFETIVSTLLAVAVAGLGLILLQQGLYRDIFAFMFCFVTAGCQYSLLKSVQPDAASPTHGFNRIIVYSRPIYYILCSGSILIFNECLRNFKTSEFMIYGFRVADYDVILQIRNVLLIFLLCFPVVFSLGLFPQINTFLMYLCEHTDIHLFGGNATTSLVSSLYCLCRSIVTVVILYGFAYGTITEPKSSQHILFSVFAGLLVAISYHLSRSSSDPTVIWDIVKVSLWPPEIYTEEKEAKIIENTSHKDNMSTTYEETKIRTSGRKKDVKIKVGEQMSDAELVDPLPKKLRATVYARLKNDLVVCTVIGTLSFGIHCSTVFTALQPELNPVLWGIVSCLGFLLHYIVPQLRKQLPWLCLSRPVLRSREHAQFEVREPVKIMWFEKAYVYLSFIERNVLYPIVFLGALTECSSKIVNKFGESVGTLIIVVCGLKSLRSSYSDPSTRYLVLIFAVLFFKLDFRDRSETFLVDYFVTGIAFAKIYELLLKIRFVVTYIAPWQITWGSAFHAFAQPISVPHSAMLFLQAGISAILSTPLSPLLGSAIFISSYVRPVKFWERDYKTRRMDHSNTRMSSHLDRNPGADDNNLNSIFYEQLTRSLQHSLYGDLALGRWGNVEQGDCFLLASDYLNCLVHIVQLGNGLVTFQLRGLEFRGTYCQQREVEAISEGIEENDDCCCCVMGHFSNVLNVNAAFSQRWLAWEVANAKYVLEGYSISDNSAVSMLQTFEFRKALVTFYVKSIIFYTVKSSKLKYWLGNPDISEALKITLDKNFVDLDPVFKMNIDEDYDFRAIGITRSSFCNVYLDWIQFCVTKHDKTLDKSRDSPLVSLCLALSLLGRRALGAACHNTVTSVEFFIYGLHALFKGDFRITSVRDEWVLHDVDLLRSVIAKGVRMALKLHQDYFMSPDLYVELAPLYEAIGSHDKNLVISHEADPMWRNAVLNDAPSLLALRYVLEDGMDEFKVIMLNKRFLSFRVIKMNRECVRGLWAGQQQELVYLRNRNPERGSIQNAKQVLRNIINSSCDQPIGYPIYVSPLTTSYAETNEQLCSLVGGHLSLCVIKRNVLKLWERIRRRCGQGCSSGGTGSQDDGGFGNEGVYAMTTYNIHSGYGQSGYNTSGSQSIDSGCQIGGSTGRGSLGRANTASLGGNRGSLASVGKPTSSTLASLAGLLSNSDIKTETKSETSFSGKVEKEEVLQRVRIIDPNQVYDAINLGRRIDVIWPDERMRQQGGRSGWKHWVPERGMEGCVVHCWSPNHRDPNRRSHVDKVILLVKIDDKYVPIAEQGVRDLGAEV, encoded by the exons ATGGGTTCTCAAATGCTGGAAATTTTGAGACAAAGCGTCTGGGCGAGCCTGACAGGAGGCTGGTTTTACGATCCTCATCTCGACGTTTTTTCAAACCTCTTTCATCTTTATATTTGGCTTTTTCTGCTCTGCCTGCCACTCAGCATATACGTT TATTTTCCACCAACACTGTATGTTTGGTTAGCATATTGTTTTTTGATTGGAGCACTTTTTGGTACAATAAAGTGTGTCAATCATGCGCTTCATTGTGTGTATGATACAACCGAATGTTTAGAAGAATCGGGTCAAACTGTCAGTCAACAAAGGTCAGAGAGCGAGAAaagacgcataacacataacaaatGCAGGGAACAATCTCAAGATCAGATAGATCACGGAATAGAGCTGCAAGTTTTAAACG GAAAAACAGATACACCACCTGTAGAATGCTCATCTCGTAATTCTTTCATCGAGTCGAATGCACAGAATGCGGATGCGGATAGCATAACGTCAGAATACAATCGAGATAAGCCTAGCTCGACGATAGATTTGAAAGTAGAAATTCATCGAAAAAATAGTTCAGAAAGTTCGGAAGAGGCGCAACAGTTGACTAAACAAATGGTACCAAGTATAAATGTACACGAAGAAGAATTCGCTGAAGAATATTATTTGAATATAATAAATG AGATAAGTGTCTCTCAAAATAAATGTCTGACTATCGACAAGAAGAGAAAAGAGTTCTTGTGTGGAAGGCAGTTGTGTAGGCTTGCAACCGAAGATTTACGGAATCGTCATTCGAAACAATGTAGTCTTGGTAAAACAGGTTCCGAAAGCCAAATTAAACAGACGAGTTCATTGGAGCTGGAACATCATGCGGATGATTATTCTTACTGGAAATCTAATCAGAGTGTGCGTCGTCTCGATTCCAATTCGATTCCGATGGAAACTCACTTAATGAATGATCACCCACAAAGTTTAGAAATTATATCGAAGAAAGAGGAcactgataaaaataaaatttcatcgcATCCGCAATCTTTAGAG GTTATTACGAAAAAACCACATCAACAACTCGTTCATCCACAAAGTCTTGAAACAATTGGTGCTGCTAGTAAAAATATAAGTACTACAGATGACAATAATTTGCCGCTTCATCCACAAAGTCTTGAAACAATCAACGCTAAAAAG GTATTACCTCAAGCTACGTTAAAAAAAAACCAACTACAATTACTACCATATCTTAGTTGTGGATCGGAAATAGTGCATCCTATAGCAGAACAAAGCGATGAACAATTTGCTAACGAAAGTTCTGGGGGCTATGCTTTCCGAGACTCTTACAGTCCGTTACTCACACGAAAAACTTGCGAAACAAATGCTACCTCTAATCGAGACAGAAGTCTTAGTACTAGCCGATTCGTAGATAGATATTCAAG ATTTTATGGAGACGGTGGTATAGATAACGATTCTGCGAACTCTCGAGACGCATTAATCGAAGAGTTAAAGCCCAGTATCAAAAGAAGATACAGTAATGCAAGCCAAAGTAGTCACGATAAGCTGAAGTATAAGCAAGACAAATTGAAGTATAAACAAGAAAAGATGAAAAGTTTGGATGATCCATTGAATGTTGGGAGTGTGGTTGGAATAGACCGGTTGTTCGAGAGCAGCGATTGCGCGCTGGAGCCAAGAACAAATAAAA ATATGCATAATAAAGAACCAGATTCCGGTTCGTCCAGTACAACGACATTGAGTATGGAAAACGAGGTGAAAAGAAAGTTACTTCCGCCACTAGAAACAGATAACAAACGACATCAAGGTGCGATACCCAAACAAAGCCGTCCAAAACCAGCAGTAGAGACCATAGACGATAATAATACAACTACCGAGAATGTCTGGACGAAACGTAGACGGCCGGTAGTTATAATGTTGTCCTCCGGTCGAGATTTGACTGATTTAAGATTAAGTCGCAATTTGGAAAACCGAGGTATACTAACAAGGCGAAACGCTCTAGCATCATTGACCGTACAAGACGAGCTACGTGAAAAGATTCGAGACGACAACGTTGTACCATTATACACCGACCTGTTCGATGAGAAAGGATTTGTGGCTGCTGCTACGCAAGTACCTTCCATTAATAACGATAAATTGTTGAACACATTGTTGCGACAACAACTCAGTCAAAATTTACATTACGACACGAACTGGGAGCTTGCGGATTCCCTGAGCAATAGTTACAGCAGCATGTCTTTGAACTCTGCCGGTTTGAGTGTTATAATAGATACACCGCCTGTTTTATCCAGTCCAGAAAGCAACCAAACGAAGGCGCAAAACTCTGTAGCATCGAACTTAGTCCCTTCGAATCAGTGTACCATAGAAACCTTGGAACGAGATCAGTTTCATCAAGATGTGATGTCGCGTATGGAAGCAATGACGGATAGAAATCGAGGATTACAGAATTTATTAGAATACTTCCATTTAAATCTTTATCAGACCACTTCGAATTGGCGAATGCCTGCTTTAACGTTGCCGACGCATCAGGAAGCCGACATGAACGCAAGATTATCGTGGAATCGATTGTCCGCCTTCGATGTATTCAATTCGAAAGCTAAAAAGACAGGGCATTATTACAAGTGGAAAATTGGCAAATTACCGCATATAAAAGTCCGATTCGACCGTCTGTATTTATTGGTTTTGCTCGACCAAAATCTGACCATTTTCGAGACGATCGTCTCAACGCTTTTAGCGGTGGCCGTCGCTGGACTAGGTCTCATATTACTTCAACAAGGTCTCTATCGAGATATATTCGCCTTTATGTTCTGTTTTGTAACCGCCGGATGTCAGTATTCATTATTAAAGTCCGTTCAGCCTGACGCAGCTTCACCGACACATGGTTTTAATCGCATTATAGTATACTCGCGGCCTATTTATTATATACTGTGCTCGGGAAGTATATTAATCTTCAACGAATGCTTGAGAAATTTCAAAACGTCCGAGTTTATGATATATGGCTTCCGTGTCGCTGATTACGATGTTATATTGCAAATACGAAATGTTTTATTGATTTTTCTTCTTTGCTTCCCGGTCGTGTTCTCTTTAGGTTTATTTCCTCAAATCAACACCTTTTTGATGTATCTTTGCGAGCATACAGATATTCATTTATTCGGTGGGAACGCAACGACCAGTTTAGTTTCTTCGTTATATTGTCTTTGTCGCAGCATCGTTACTGTTGTTATACTGTACGGATTTGCTTACGGAACTATCACGGAGCCTAAATCCTCTCAACACATTTTGTTTTCGGTTTTTGCCGGTTTATTAGTTGCTATATCTTACCATTTGAGCCGATCATCTTCGGATCCTACTGTAATATGGGACATTGTTAAAGTAAGTCTATGGCCACCAGAAATTTATACCGAAGAGAAAGAAGCAAAGATCATTGAGAATACATCTCATAAAGATAATATGTCTACGACGTACGAGGAGACAAAAATTCGTACCTCGGGGAGAAAGAaggatgtgaaaattaaagttggCGAACAAATGTCGGACGCAGAATTAGTGGATCCTTTACCTAAAAAGTTACGAGCAACCGTCTATGCAAGATTGAAGAACGATTTAGTAGTGTGCACCGTAATAGGTACCTTATCGTTCGGTATCCACTGCTCCACCGTGTTTACAGCTTTACAACCGGAACTGAATCCAGTTTTATGGGGTATCGTAAGCTGTCTAGGATTTCTGTTACATTATATCGTACCACAGCTTCGAAAGCAATTACCATGGTTGTGCTTATCGAGACCGGTACTCCGTAGTCGTGAACATGCACAATTCGAAGTACGCGAACCGGTGAAAATAATGTGGTTTGAAAAAGCGTACGTTTACCTTTCTTTCATAGAAAGAAATGTTCTATATCCGATAGTATTCCTAGGAGCTCTCACCGAATGTTCATCGAAgattgtaaacaaatttggagAGAGCGTGGGAACATTAATCATAGTTGTGTGCGGATTGAAATCTTTAAGATCTTCGTACTCTGATCCATCAACTCGGTACCTAGTCCTGATCTTTGCGGTGTTATTCTTCAAGTTAGACTTTCGAGATCGCAGCGAGACTTTTCTCGTTGATTATTTCGTCACTGGAATAGCATTTGCAAAGATCTACGAATTACTGTTGAAGATTAGATTTGTTGTTACATATATCGCGCCTTGGCAGATCACCTGGGGCagcgcgttccacgctttcgcCCAACCGATATCGGTCCCACATTCTGCCATGTTGTTCTTGCAAGCGGGCATTTCTGCAATTCTGAGCACTCCGTTGAGCCCACTTTTGGGAAGCGCAATTTTTATATCTTCGTACGTGCGTCCCGTCAAGTTTTGGGAAAGAGATTATAAGACGAGGCGAATGGATCATTCGAACACGCGCATGTCTTCGCATTTAGATCGGAATCCAGGTGCGGATGACAATAATCTGAATTCAATTTTCTACGAGCAATTAACCAGATCGTTACAACACAGTCTTTACGGAGACCTAGCTCTCGGTCGCTGGGGAAATGTTGAACAAGGAGATTGTTTTTTACTAGCGTCCGACTACTTAAACTGTTTAGTGCATATTGTACAATTGGGCAACGGATTAGTAACATTTCAATTGAGAGGTCTTGAATTTAGAGGAACATATTGTCAGCAGAGAGAA GTTGAAGCAATCTCGGAGGGGATCGAAGAGAACGACGATTGTTGTTGCTGCGTAATGGGACATTTCTCAAACGTGTTAAATGTAAATGCAGCTTTCAGTCAGCGTTGGCTAGCTTGGGAAGTCGCAAATGCCAAGTATGTTTTAGAGGGATACTCGATCTCGGATAATTCAGCGGTCTCTATGCTTCAAACGTTCGAGTTCCGCAAAGCGTTGGTCACCTTCTACGtgaaaagtattattttttacacTGTTAAATCGTCAAAGTTGAAATACTGGTTGGGGAACCCTGATATTTCTGAGGCCTTAAAGATAACACTCGATAAGAACTTCGTGGATCTGGACCCAGTTTTTAAAATGAACATCGATGAGGATTACGACTTTCGCGCCATTGGAATTACAAGAAGCAGCTTTTGTAATGTTTACTTGGATTGGATACAGTTCTGCGTTACCAAGCATGATAAG ACACTGGACAAATCGAGGGATTCGCCGTTGGTATCTTTGTGTCTTGCGTTGAGTCTTCTGGGAAGACGCGCTTTGGGAGCAGCGTGTCACAATACTGTGACAAGCGTTGAATTCTTTATTTATGGATTGCATGCACTTTTTAAAG GAGATTTCCGTATAACATCGGTTCGAGATGAATGGGTGTTACACGATGTAGATTTATTGCGCAGCGTTATAGCGAAAGGTGTGAGAATGGCGTTGAAGCTGCATCAGGATTATTTCATGAGTCCGGACTTATACGTTGAATTAGCTCCTCTTTATGAAGCTATAGGTAGTCATGATAAAAATCTTGTAATTAGTCACGAAGCTGACCCGATGTGGAGAAACGCTGTTTTAAACGATGCTCCCAGTCTTCTGGCGCTTAG ATATGTACTCGAAGACGGCATGGACGAATTTAAAGTGATCATGCTTAATAAACGATTCTTAAGCTTCCGAGTGATTAAAATGAATCGCGAATGCGTGCGTGGCTTATGGGCTGGACAGCAACAGGAATTAGTATATTTAAGAAATAGAAATCCAGAGCGTGGCTCTATACAAAACGCGAAGCAGGTTCtcagaaatataataaatagttcTTGCGATCAACCAATCGGTTATCCGATTTACGTTTCGCCATTGACAACTAGTTACGCTGAGACTAACGAGCAATTGTGTTCTTTAGTCGGAGGACATTTAAGTCTGTGCGTAATCAAGCGTAACGTATTGAAATTGTGGGAGAG AATCAGAAGAAGGTGCGGTCAGGGTTGTTCTTCGGGCGGAACAGGATCTCAAGACGACGGAGGCTTTGGGAACGAGGGAGTGTATGCAATGACCACTTACAATATTCATTCAG GGTACGGTCAGTCGGGTTACAACACATCTGGCTCGCAATCTATAGATTCCGGATGCCAAATCGGTGGATCCACTGGACGCGGTTCTCTAGGAAGAGCAAACACAGCGTCTCTCGGTGGTAACAGAGGATCGTTGGCTTCGGTTGGTAAGCCCACAAGCTCGACGCTTGCCAGTTTAGCTGGTCTTCTTAGtaacagtgatattaaaactgaAACTAAGAGCGAAACCAGCTTCTCCGGTAAAGTCGAGAAAGAGGAAGTTCTCCAAAGAGTGCGT ATCATAGATCCGAATCAAGTATACGATGCAATTAATTTGGGTCGTCGGATAGATGTAATTTGGCCCGATGAGAGAATGAGACAGCAGGGCGGTAGATCCGGATGGAAACATTGGGTACCCGAAAGAGGTATGGAGGGATGCGTTGTTCATTGTTGGTCTCCTAATCATCGTGATCCGAATCGACGATCTCACGTGGACAAAGTCATCTTGcttgtcaaaattgacgataaaTATGTTCCGATAGCGGAACAGGGTGTACGAGATTTAGGAGCAGAAGTGTGA